One region of uncultured Sulfurimonas sp. genomic DNA includes:
- the rplX gene encoding 50S ribosomal protein L24, with translation MAKFNFKKGDTVEIIAGDDRGTKAKVLEVLPKKNKVIVEGCKVAKKAIKPTEDNTKGGHINKEMPIDVSNVRKVEA, from the coding sequence ATGGCAAAATTTAATTTCAAAAAAGGCGATACTGTAGAAATTATCGCTGGTGACGATCGCGGAACTAAAGCAAAAGTACTTGAAGTATTACCTAAGAAAAATAAGGTAATTGTTGAGGGTTGTAAAGTTGCTAAGAAAGCTATCAAACCAACTGAAGATAACACTAAAGGCGGACATATCAATAAAGAGATGCCGATAGATGTTTCAAATGTACGTAAAGTGGAGGCATAA
- the rplE gene encoding 50S ribosomal protein L5: protein MARLKEKYLGLKSELQAELGIANPMQTPKVDKIIISVGAGFAMKDNKLIQNIEDTITKIAGQKASTVIAKKSVAGFKVREGMPVGIRVTLRGENMYNFLDRLVSIALPRVKDFRGVPRNGFDGRGNYNFGLQEQLIFPEISYDSIMQIHGMNITVVTTADSDKAGFALLEKMGMPFTKGSN, encoded by the coding sequence ATGGCTCGTTTAAAAGAAAAATATTTAGGTTTAAAATCTGAACTTCAAGCTGAACTAGGTATTGCTAACCCAATGCAAACTCCAAAAGTAGATAAAATTATTATCTCTGTTGGTGCTGGTTTTGCAATGAAAGATAATAAACTTATCCAAAATATTGAAGATACGATTACTAAAATTGCTGGTCAAAAAGCAAGTACTGTAATAGCTAAAAAATCAGTTGCTGGTTTTAAAGTTCGTGAGGGAATGCCTGTAGGTATTCGTGTAACTCTTCGTGGTGAAAATATGTATAACTTCTTAGATCGTCTAGTATCTATCGCACTTCCACGTGTGAAAGATTTCCGTGGTGTTCCAAGAAATGGTTTTGATGGTCGTGGTAACTATAACTTTGGTCTTCAAGAGCAACTAATTTTCCCAGAGATTTCTTATGATTCAATCATGCAAATTCATGGTATGAATATCACAGTTGTAACAACTGCTGATTCAGATAAGGCAGGATTTGCTCTTTTAGAGAAAATGGGTATGCCTTTTACTAAAGGGAGTAACTAA
- a CDS encoding type Z 30S ribosomal protein S14 — translation MAKKSMIAKAAREPKFKVRGYTRCQICGRPHSVLRDFGICRVCFRKMANEGLIPGVRKSSW, via the coding sequence ATGGCTAAGAAATCAATGATTGCTAAAGCAGCACGTGAACCTAAGTTTAAAGTACGTGGATACACAAGATGTCAAATCTGTGGTCGTCCACATTCAGTACTTCGTGACTTTGGTATTTGTCGTGTTTGTTTTAGAAAAATGGCAAACGAGGGATTAATCCCAGGTGTTAGAAAGTCTTCTTGGTAG
- the rpsH gene encoding 30S ribosomal protein S8, producing the protein MAINDLVSDALTRVRNAGMRRLPVTTLVHSKSVEALANILVDKGYIESCNVVEDGVKKTIKVVLKYNDEGKTVINELQRVSKPGRRVYKGKEDIKRFKNGYGTIIVSTSHGVLPNDKAYELGIGGEVMCTVW; encoded by the coding sequence ATGGCAATAAATGACTTAGTGTCAGATGCGTTAACTCGTGTTCGTAATGCAGGTATGAGAAGATTACCAGTTACTACTTTAGTTCACTCTAAGAGTGTTGAAGCATTAGCAAATATCTTAGTAGATAAAGGTTATATTGAGAGTTGTAACGTTGTTGAAGATGGCGTTAAAAAAACTATCAAAGTTGTACTTAAGTACAATGACGAAGGTAAAACTGTAATTAATGAACTTCAAAGAGTTTCTAAGCCTGGTAGACGTGTTTACAAAGGTAAAGAAGACATAAAAAGATTCAAAAATGGTTACGGAACTATTATTGTTAGTACATCACACGGCGTTCTACCAAATGACAAAGCTTATGAGCTTGGTATTGGTGGTGAAGTTATGTGTACAGTTTGGTAG
- the rplF gene encoding 50S ribosomal protein L6, with translation MSRIGKLPVEFASDINVSSNENVITFAKGKNSVDLDTKGNVAFALEGNTLTFSTLSDAREHRAFWGTYRALAQNIVTGLATGYSRQLEINGVGYRASVNGSVLNLQLGHSHDINYELPEGLEATVEKNVITLKSHDKQMLGQAAAEIRAFRPPEPYKGKGVKYMEEHIVRKAGKTAKK, from the coding sequence ATGTCAAGAATTGGTAAATTACCTGTAGAATTTGCTAGCGATATTAACGTTAGTTCAAATGAAAATGTTATAACTTTTGCTAAAGGCAAAAATAGTGTTGATTTAGATACAAAAGGAAATGTTGCTTTCGCTTTAGAAGGTAATACTTTAACTTTTTCTACTTTATCAGATGCTCGTGAGCATAGAGCTTTTTGGGGAACATATAGAGCATTAGCTCAAAATATTGTTACTGGTTTAGCTACTGGTTATTCTAGACAATTAGAAATCAATGGTGTTGGTTATCGTGCTTCTGTTAATGGAAGTGTACTTAATCTTCAACTTGGTCACTCTCATGATATTAATTATGAATTGCCAGAAGGTTTAGAAGCTACTGTAGAAAAGAATGTTATAACTCTAAAAAGCCATGACAAGCAAATGCTTGGTCAAGCTGCTGCTGAGATTAGAGCATTCCGTCCACCAGAGCCTTATAAAGGTAAAGGTGTTAAATACATGGAAGAGCATATCGTGCGTAAAGCCGGTAAAACTGCTAAGAAATAA
- the rplR gene encoding 50S ribosomal protein L18 produces the protein MNAKVLKSKIANRLKRKRRIRAKISGCASLPRVSVFRSNRYLSVQAIDDASATTLCALNSKESGHKSNKEGAAALAEAFAAKLKSANISEVVFDRNGYQYHGVIAAFGDALRANEIKF, from the coding sequence ATGAATGCTAAAGTATTAAAATCGAAAATTGCTAATCGTTTAAAGCGTAAGCGTCGTATTCGTGCAAAAATATCTGGTTGTGCTTCACTTCCTCGTGTTTCTGTATTTCGTTCAAATCGTTATTTGAGTGTACAAGCTATTGATGATGCATCTGCAACAACACTATGCGCACTAAACTCAAAAGAGAGCGGTCATAAATCAAATAAAGAAGGTGCAGCTGCCCTTGCTGAAGCATTTGCTGCTAAGCTTAAGTCTGCTAACATTTCTGAAGTTGTATTTGATCGTAATGGTTACCAATATCACGGCGTAATTGCTGCATTTGGTGACGCACTTCGTGCAAACGAAATTAAGTTCTAG